The sequence TTACCAAATATAAAGGCATGTAGAAAATCCGTGCTTTGTAATTACACTGTTGGCTCCATATTCATCAACTGATCATTTTTTGTTGTCTTCTAGGTTGCCACAGTACTTTTGTGCTGTGCCTTCATATATGACATCTTTTGGGTTTTTTTGTCTCCTCTTATATTCCATGACAGCGTTATGATTGCAGTAAGTTTGTATTTATTTGTCatttctctctttaattttatgattttagcTTATCAATTGTGAACATGGTTCCTATATGGTCTGCTACTTTCCATGGGTAAACTCGATTTTGGATGCTCTGGGCTCAATTCTTAAACAACATCCTTATGTAGATGCGATATGCATTCAACTTTTCTGTACTTTTCCTTTATATAGTTGTTTTGTGGACTAGAATTTGTTTGTCTTCTGATACAAGTACCCCAAGTGTTTTCATTTATATGAAATATCTTCgagaaaaagggaaaattacAAGTAAAAAACATTTGGAAACATCTCTTGTGTCATATGTTATCTTTCAAAGTGATTAAAAGACCAATCTATATGTGAAGCATCAGCCCTTTTCTTTCTCAGTGTTACTTGATGTCTTTTGGATATTGTGTGAAAATGACTCTGAAGCAAGCTCGGATATCTACTTTTGCAAttaattcttgaaaaattacaAGCAAACGTGGCCATGTAGAATGTATGCATTAAACAACCTCGTGGTATTTTCCTATCAATCTCCTTCATGTTTTACTCTTCATTTTAAGGTGTTTCGGACACTGGAGTGCGTCAGTCCATGTCTTCTGTCCACTTTAACTGTGCAAGGGACCTTTGTCATTTATAAATAAAGGTTGAGAGGTTTTTGTGTCTATAGCTTTGACCATTAAGAAATCTGAATGATCTCACAGTTGTGGTTAAGATAGGTCTAGAACTACTGTACTGTACAGACATCTCCAACTCAACTTTCAAGTCTTGTTCGAAATGTTGGATGTCTGCTGAAAAGTTTTACACATATCAACAGGATTTATGAGTGTATTTGATGCTACTATAAGTGCAGGAGTTTGAATAAGTTAATGATATGCTGaacaatttgaatttttttaatctgtGATATTGAATTGACTGAATTTAATGGTTAATTATAATTTGGAGCACATAATACTTGCATTGTTATTGCAATCCTTGTGAATTACTTTATATagactttaaatattttttttcaaataatttaggTTGCTCGAGGTGATAAAGCCGGTGGAGAATCAATCCCCATGCTTTTGAGGATTCCTCGACTAGCTGATCCTTGGGGTGGTTACAACATGATAGGTTTTGGGGACATTCTCTTCCCGGGTTTACTAGTTTCCTTTGCTCATAGGTACCCGTACAACATCGTGGTTGATGGTGATAAATATGATGATTTACTCTACAAATTTTTGTGAATTTCTTTGGATAAATAATCATTAGTTATAATGCATTTTTTGGGGAATTTGAATAAATTGCAGAGTCATCAATAAAGATGCTGTATTTCGCCTTTTTTCGGATGAAAATTTGTGAATGCTTTTTCAAAAACCTTTAGTTCTGTGTATCAGTCTGATAAGTACAAGTACATGTCCTCATTTAAGTATACTTACATGTtagttaaaatgttttaattgaaaaatctgAGCTTTTAGGTACTCCACTGTATTATTTGACTGGAAAAAATGTTTTGTTGCAGATTTGACAAAGCCTATAAGAAGAGTTCATTGAATGGATACTTCTTGTGGTTGACAATTGGTTATGGAGCTGGTGAGTGTATTTGCTGGATTTTGTGTATTGTTGTATTCTAATGTATGGAACATTTGGGCTTGTGCTGCTTGGATCCAAAACAATACCTTTCTGGTTTCATCACCTCTTTAAATTCAGTTTCCCATCggtaaattattttttgattaagAACTACACAAATATGTTGGGCATATCTAGGAAAACCGAAAGCTCCCGACTTAAGGATCAACCTTTGTGGTTAAAGTGGGGGATACAATAAATACATGCAATTAAAAGCATGAGTTTAATTTTACAAACAAGTACTTAATCAAGGGATTTCAGCATAAAAAATCTTTCTTTCCTTGCTATCCGAACGTGGTAGATAATACTCCGCGTCCCATGATTCTTGCTAGTTATTTTGTTATCATTCAACATTACAGGCATTTGATTTTTTTGCCATGTTCCATTACTGCATGAAAGCTCTGAGTTATCTTTGTTGAAGAACTATGCGGTTTTCCTATCAAGTTTCTCTCAATAAATGAGCTTGAACTAAATAGTACAGTCATATTGAAGATGCTTTGCTGCAGGCCTGTTATTTACCTACTTAGGCTTATATTTGATGGATGGGCACGGTCAGCCTGCTCTCCTTTATCTGGTTCCCTGTACACTCGGTATGAATCTCTTGCCATCATTTTATACAGTTAAAGAAACTATTTCCCCCTCTATATATCATTTGTAATC is a genomic window of Primulina huaijiensis isolate GDHJ02 unplaced genomic scaffold, ASM1229523v2 scaffold208000, whole genome shotgun sequence containing:
- the LOC140966795 gene encoding signal peptide peptidase-like 3, whose translation is MMITVLQLAQLPNIKVATVLLCCAFIYDIFWVFLSPLIFHDSVMIAVARGDKAGGESIPMLLRIPRLADPWGGYNMIGFGDILFPGLLVSFAHRFDKAYKKSSLNGYFLWLTIGYGAGLLFTYLGLYLMDGHGQPALLYLVPCTLGTCVLLGLVRKELKQLWSHGIVSTESTSTSGEA